The genomic segment GAGGGGCCCGGCGGACCCATGTACAATGGTTTGCATACCGGTGACCCAGCGTGGAGCCCCATCATAAAAGTGGTCCCAAACAATGCAGATAATACTGACCCACAACAGCAGGTACTGTCTCATATTTGGCATGTGTGTGGAGTGCTTTCATGCCTTTTACCCACTAACCTTTTGCCTTCCAACCCCAGATGTGGCCAGGTACCTGGGCACCACACGTGAGCAACGTGCACCTGAATCACGTCAACTAGTTGGCGCTCGCCGCAATCGAAACAACACACAAACAGGCGTACCAATCAATGGATGATCCCAACCGATTTAAGgcaaagaacaaacaaaaacgaCATGATATCGACGCAACACGGATAAAGAAGTGAGAGTGCAGAGCAGAGGTTGAAGAATTGTATGTTCTCCCAAGCCCATTCTTGACGTGCCTATTTGAAATGAGAGAGAGGATAAAAATTGAGTGTCCTGATGATTCAAACAAAAGTTTCCTTCACCTGTTCAACAGGGACTGTTCTCTGCATAGTTAGCAATTTTGACTTAAACCCGCATACCGTTCTTTGGCTACAAGGGGCTGAACAAGAAGTAGCTATTTAAATCGGCTCAGAACTAGATGATGATTATCTAAAGAGAAATCAGAACCTTTTAGAGTGGTAAATACATGTATAATTGTTTACATActaaaaaaagggttaaaatgaGAGTAAATTTCATGTCGTATAGTGGCTCTACTTTATGTAGCCTGTATTAATGTGAAATATTTACCTTAATATTCAATAAAAagattgaaaaatatgtttttggtgtAGTCTATTCTGATCCACAGTAGAATTAAATCACTTGGATTAGGGATTGCAGGCTTGCATGAGAGGACAATCTATTGTGGTTTTTGTCCAGAAATTTGGATGAATGAAGTCTAAGCCATGCGACCAAGTGGCATAGCAGCCATTTTGGGGTGTGGTCCATTTTTGCTGCTTGCACTAAAATGAATGGACTTCTAAAACGCATGCAAATCCTCTCACTTTCAAAGTAAAGCCATTTTACGTGCAACCCGCCATGCGGCATCAATGACTTTTATTATGAAACGTGATGCGGAAGTCCACATTTGTGGCCATCTTAGGACAGAGATCTCATGGCGTGCTTCAAGGTTAGTGATTTATTCTCATGGAATCATAACTGACTGACCCCAGATACTATGGGTTGTATCAAATATCTGTCATGAATTTAGTATTTATTCTGTATATTGAATATTTccctcattattaaagtaattgttagaattacaaaaaaagtgttatgtATGTTGTCTTTAAGATGGCCGGCAGGTAACGACGTCCGTCGCATTTGGCTCCAAGCGTGCATAATCCATCTACTATATTTGTGACGTCTATGGTTCCCCTCTGAAAATAAGCAAGCATGGCGGCGTCCGCAATGCCAAGTGCAGCCGAACCTACTCAGGCACCAACAACCTCAGGAGGGGCAAGTATTCCTTTCGACTTTTCCCAGCCTCCAGTCATCGAAGGTTTCAGCCCTTCAGCGAGGACCAAAGACGAAACTTTTAAGGAAAAGTTCATCCGGAAAACCAAGGACAACCCGTTCGTCCCAATAGGTGAGTTACACAAGCCTGAAGATGCGCTCTTCAATCCCAATGATTTCCCTCTAGGTTGTTCCATTTAGTCTTAAATTAAATGCAATACATTATTACTTTAGATTAATGTAAGAAGGCTGACACGATGGGGATAACGGGGTTGGTTGTCAACCTTGGGAAAAGTgaacaaaatgttattttctgtcTATGCAACATTTGAAACCTGTTCTAACTTCTGCTAATGTTTTATTGTTAATGGTTCCCATTTATTAACAGATCTTATGCTTCTATTTCAATCTGCAGATTGCTAaagttttgaacaaaattctatttaattaagtaGCAAATGCCCCATATGGTAATCCAATGTcattaatgatgtttttttatacagGTTGTTTGGGTACGGCAGGAGCGCTGATGTATGGCCTCCGAGCATTTCACCAGGGCAAAACTAGGCAATCACAGTTGTTGATGCGTGGCCGCATCTTCGCCCAAGGCTTCACTGTCGTCGCCATTGTTGTCGGTGTCTTTGCTGCCGCATTCAAACCCAAACAGTGAAGAAGCACGGCAAATCTTGCCTTTACAGAAAGACttgtatacaaaatatatattgatcACTCATGAGGACAGCCTTATTTATCATTAGGGAAACATATTTTCTCATTTCCAATGTGGCTTACACAGGATATGCTTTTGTGGGTACTGTGCTATACACTGCCTCATGTTTATATGTAATTAGCGTACTATGTTAGTAAAAATTATTCAACATGCGTGT from the Stigmatopora nigra isolate UIUO_SnigA chromosome 14, RoL_Snig_1.1, whole genome shotgun sequence genome contains:
- the higd2a gene encoding HIG1 domain family member 2A, mitochondrial, with product MAASAMPSAAEPTQAPTTSGGASIPFDFSQPPVIEGFSPSARTKDETFKEKFIRKTKDNPFVPIGCLGTAGALMYGLRAFHQGKTRQSQLLMRGRIFAQGFTVVAIVVGVFAAAFKPKQ